A stretch of the Alosa alosa isolate M-15738 ecotype Scorff River chromosome 16, AALO_Geno_1.1, whole genome shotgun sequence genome encodes the following:
- the tmem108 gene encoding transmembrane protein 108, with product MKRSLQVLRWELLSVVAILVVSVDLVSSVQEPQPSRTPQGPSSMDLASSAPLPVLPPEPPGWQEGSSSGELSAHGGGVRHVQPTASHSTPGQSHSQANALVPGTTSASAAVDGSGFGVTKQKIQGSLQRSDAGNQAHEPYGETLNEAQKMKAIASNNDTGVHVGSTTANQLQSNTSGKKDQQGGPGLVPGGESVSLAESESDSSGSPSSGTDMAAGGRGAPGVASASAIPVPPGPYRGRGDSMGFEPEGLRTGPQPRPPQEPSTEEPTDPSSLYYTTALKPSSLFSSSSSSALSLDPATADGFLRERAQTMPGSGPHHTITLRETHPLPREDPTDDLTLESGPSTGATDTSATTSLPTGGVTSNTTTYSNATDPAGNGTDASGSSQPSAVPTVGGETFPSTSNSTHTASVITDTNSTAGGPSPDIRSHGKGSAPTEAPSTASGNFLNRQVPAVTNGPWGPGNQSGPALDPSHTQATICLGKMDIVWVVLAISVPVSSCSVLLTVCCMRRKKKSANQENNLSYWNNAITMDYFNRHAVELPREIQSLETAEEQETFLPPNGDYSDSGVVLVNPFCQETLFIHRDKASDI from the exons GTGTTGTAGCGATCCTGGTCGTCTCAGTGGACCTGGTGTCCTCTGTCCAGGAGCCACAGCCCAGCCGGACCCCCCAGGGCCCTTCCTCCATGGACTTAGCGAGCAGCGCCCCCCTCCCTGTCCTGCCCCCAGAGCCCCCCGGCTGGCAGGAGGGCTCCAGCAGTGGGGAGTTGTCTGCCCATGGAGGGGGGGTCCGTCACGTCCAGCCCACTGCCTCCCACAGCACCCCGGGTCAGTCACACTCACAAGCCAATGCACTGGTGCCTGGCACGACATCTGCTAGTGCTGCTGTTGATGGTTCTGGCTTTGGCGTGACAAAGCAGAAGATCCAAGGCTCGCTTCAACGTTCTGATGCTGGAAACCAGGCCCATGAACCTTATGGAGAGACTCTAAATGAGGCTCAAAAAATGAAGGCCATTGCCAGTAATAATGACACAGGCGTCCATGTTGGATCAACGACAGCAAACCAGTTGCAAAGCAACACTTCTGGCAAGAAGGACCAGCAGGGTGGGCCGGGTTTGGTCCCTGGGGGGGAGTCGGTGAGCCTGGCAGAGTCTGAGTCGGACTCCTCGGGATCTCCATCCTCAGGGACTGACATGGCCGCTGGTGGACGTGGTGCCCCCGGCGTAGCATCCGCCTCTGCCATTCCTGTACCACCAGGGCCTTACAGGGGGAGAGGAGACAGCATGGGTTTTGAGCCGGAGGGTCTTCGGACGGGTCCACAGCCAAGACCGCCACAGGAGCCCAGTACAGAGGAGCCCACGGATCCTTCATCACTTTACTACACCACAGCGCTGAagccttcctctcttttctcctcctcctcctcctctgctttgTCTCTTGATCCTGCCACCGCAGATGGATTCCTCAGGGAGCGTGCCCAGACCATGCCCGGGTCAGGCCCACATCACACCATCACCCTGAGAGAGACGCATCCCCTGCCAAGAGAAGACCCCACAGATGACCTGACACTAGAGTCAGGGCCTTCCACTGGCGCCACTGACACTTCCGCTACCACCAGTTTGCCCACAGGAGGGGTGACATCCAACACCACGACTTACTCCAACGCCACAGATCCAGCAGGCAACGGAACGGACGCCTCTGGGTCCTCTCAACCCTCTGCGGTCCCAACTGTTGGGGGGGAAACATTCCCCTCCACaagcaacagcacacacacagcatccgtCATCACAGACACCAACAGCACGGCAGGTGGGCCCTCTCCCGACATCCGCTCGCACGGCAAAGGCTCGGCCCCGACCGAGGCCCCCTCCACAGCCAGCGGCAACTTCCTCAACAGGCAGGTCCCCGCGGTGACGAACGGGCCCTGGGGCCCCGGCAACCAGTCGGGTCCTGCTCTGGACCCCTCGCACACGCAGGCCACCATCTGCCTGGGGAAGATGGACATTGTGTGGGTGGTGCTCGCCATCAGTGTGCCTGTGTCCTCCTGCT cTGTCCTCCTGACAGTGTGCTGcatgaggaggaagaagaagtcAGCCAATCAGGAGAACAACCTGAGCTACTGGAACAACGCCATCACCATGGACTACTTCAACCGGCACGCTGTGGAGCTCCCGAGAGAGATACAGTCCCTGGAGACTGCAGAG